Within the Thalassoglobus sp. JC818 genome, the region AAGATCGCGACGACACGACCGATGGTTCACATCCGAGCGATCTCGGTTTCTACCGGCAAGCGAATGCCTTCGAACCTGTGTTGCGAAAGATTCTCGCGAGCAACACCTGACCATAACCTCGCTGTCGAGAAGACACCTAGTGGACTCAGTCGTCTCACTTGTCCCAGTTGTTCTACAAATGATCACATCAATTCTTGTTGAACGGTCCTCGTGGAGGTTGGAATTCGCTAAATTCAGTCTTGCTAGCGTTCGGTATCTCTCCATGCTGTTGACCTGATTCGTCACTCAGGAAACTGACTCCCGCAGAACAAGGAACTTTCGTTTATGAAAAGAGTTTACGCAGCCCTCGCCGTACTCGTTGCCGTCCTTTCCGTCTGTCAACTTCCTGCTGACGACAAGAAACCGAACTTCCTGTTCATTATCGTCGATGATCAGTCACCGTTTGACCTCAAGATCTACGATCCGAATTCGATCTGCGAAACTCCCACAATCAATCAACTCGCTGCTGAAGGAATGGTCCTTGACGGGGCTTACCATATGGGTTCTTTCAGCGGAGCAGTTTGCACTCCGTCGCGTCATATGGTGATGACAGGCCGAACCGTCTGGCACCTCCCCAACTGGCAGTCCGGACAACATTGCCCCGAAAACATCCTCGACAATGTCATGGCTGAGGTCTTCAACAGGGCAGGGTACGACACGATGCGAACCTGCAAAAGAGGCAACAGCTACAACGACGCCAACCTGAAATTTCAAGTCGTTCGCGATGCGACCAAACGTGGCGGAACAGAAGAATCAGGGAGTGCCTGGCACGGCAAACAGGTCCTCGATTACCTCAACGACCGGGAGAGCGCAAACGATGAAGACCCGTTCCTGATCTACTTCGGGTTCTCTCATCCCCACGATACGCGCGACGGAACAGAGGAACTCCTCGCCAAGTATGGGGCGGTCAATCACGCTGATAAAGATTCTTTCCCACCATCCAATGACAAGCAACCACCGCTGCCCGTGAACTATCTGCCTGAGCATCCATTCCACCATGGTCACCCAGGACTGAGAGACGAGGTCGCAGTGTCCGGAGTCTGGGAACGTCGCGATGAAACAACCATTCGCAACGAACTCGGTCGAGAATTTGCTTGTAACGAAAACATCGACAATCAAATCGCAAAAGTTCTTCACAAACTCGAAGAGATGGGAGAACTCGATAACACGTACATCGTGTACACCGCCGATCACGGGATGGCCATCGGTCGGCATGGGCTGCAGGGCAAACAGAATCTCTATCAGCACACGTGGCGAGTTCCGTACTTTGTCAAAGGTCCCGGAATCAAACCTGGACGCGCCGTCGGAAACGCCTACTTGCTCGATTCTCTTCCAACTCTCTGCGATCTCGCTGGAATCGAGATTCCTGAAACGGTCGAGGGGAAAAGCTTGAAACCGGTTCTGATGGGAGACGAACTAACTGTTCGCGACACTCTTTACGGAACCTATTCAGGTGGCACGAAACCTGGAATGCGTGCCGTCAAACATGGCGACTGGAAGCTCATCAAGTACGATGTTCTCGACGGTGAAGTCCACGAAACTCAGCTCTTCAACCTGGCTGAAAACCCGAATGAGTTTCTCGATCAAGACCTCGCAGAGAATGCGGACTACGCTGAGAAGCTTGCGGAAATGGAAGGTTTGTTGCTCGCGGAAATGCGAAGGCTGAACGATCCTTACCGGTTGTGGAATCAGCCTGATGACGGACTTGAAGCTCCGAAAGAACAAAAGAAAGCGAACAAGAAAAAGAAGACCGAGAAGTAGTCGATTCCGTCACCGGGATCTCCTTCGATCTTCGGATCGCCTGGGCAAGTTCTGATTTCGCGATGTGTTCCTCTTCTCGCATGACCGGGAGGAGGAACACTTTTTTAATGCCCATGACGCTGCTTTTACTCAGCCCACGTGTTGCTCGAAGCTCATTCAGTTTTCGCGCCAGCGATCGCGATGCATCAACACATGTTCAGAGAAATCAGGGTAGAGGACTTAAGCAAAGATGCCTTCCACAACGTGACCGGAAACATCTGTGAGACGGAAATCTCGCCCAGCATGTCGATAGGTCAGCTGCAAATGATCCAATCCCAACAGATGCAGGAGAGTCGCGTGTAAGTCGTGGAGATGAACTTTGTCCTGGACGGCATAATACCCGTAGTCATCTGTGGCACCATATTGCATTCCGCCTCGCACTCCACCTCCGGCGAGCCACATCGTGAACCCTTCCGGATTGTGATCGCGCCCGTTGTCTCCAGCCCCCTGACAAGTTGGAGTTCGTCCGAATTCTCCTCCCCAAAGGACGAGGGTGTCTTCCAGAAGTCCTCGCGATTTAAGATCCGACAGCAGCGCAGCGATCGGTTGATCTACTTCTGCCGCATTCTGCTCATGACCTTTCCGCAAATTACCGTGTTGGTCCCACTGCACATCAGTATTGCTGTGCGTCACCTGGATGAATCGAACACCTCTTTCAGCGAAACGACGGGCCATCAGACATTGTCGTCCAAAATCAGCTGTGATCGGATGATCTGTTCCGTACAGCTTGTGCGTGTTCTCAGTTTCTGAAGCCAGATCGAGTGCTTCCGGCATTTCCGTCTGCATTCGAAAAGCCAGTTCAAAGGATTGAATTCGAGATTCGAGTTCAGCGTTCTCGCCAACAGATTCAAGAAAGTGTCTGTTGAATGTCTGAGTCAAATCAAGCTGCGTCCGCTGCTGCTTGAAGTTCATCTCTTGATTGTGGATGTATTTCACCCGCGCCTGCTCAGAAGACTGACTTGCCAATCCTAAAGGAGTTCCACTGAAATTCGCTGGTAGAAAAGCAGCTCCCCAGTTCTTCGTTCCTCCATGAGCCAACGTCGGACAAATCGTAATGAAGGCAGGTAAGTTCGCGTTTTCAGTTCCGAGACCATAGGAGATCCACGCACCCATGCTGGGGCGAACGAAGGTGTCACTCCCGGTATGAACCTTCAGACAAGCGCCGCCGTGTGCTGGATTGGAACCATGCATGGAGTTGATGAAACAGAGGTCATCAACGCACTGGGCCACATTCGGAAACAACTCGCTTACCGCGATTCCGCTTTCTCCATACTTCTTGAACTTCCACGGTGAACCGAGAAGATTTCCAGTCGGAGCAAACTGAACGCGAGGTTTTTCAAAGGGAAGTGGTTTGCCGTGATCTTCCTGAAGCTTCGGTTTGTAGTCGAAGGAATCGACTTGCGAGGGACCGCCTTTCATGAACAGAAAGATCACCCTCTTGGCACGCGGTAGGTGATGCGTTTGCTTGGCCTGATCACCTGATTGAGCCTCGTGTGAAAGCATCGAAGCCAGCGCGAGCGAACCGAAACCGATCGATGATTTCTGAAGAAGCTGTCGTCTTGAAAGAAACATTTCTTCTCTCTACTGGTTTCACAATTCGTGATTCGAGGATTGCCAACTGGTAAGTGATTGGAATGCGAGCTAAACGGATTCAGTCAAATCGATCGCATGAAATACTCACGCTAACGAATGTAAAGGAACTCGCTCGAAGCCAGGATCGACTGGCAAAGTGCTCGCCAGGCGCGCAGTTGAGCACTCTTTGTGTTGTCAGGTTCGGTGACACTTTCCGCTTCAGGCGCACCTGTGTCATCGTCGAGCAATGAGACCTCCATCCCTGCGCCATCTTCAGAGTTGTTCAATTCGAATGCCTTGAGGAAGTGAGAAACTTCTCGCAACTCCGCTTCTGTAGGGAGTCGCCCATAAGCTTCTTCGAACAGGCGAGTGATTCGTTGATTCGTCGTCAAATCGCGACTCAGAATTCGCGCGGCCATCGATTCCGCCATCTCATTCATGAATGGAGAGTTCATCAAGAACAAAGCTTGCGGTGAAGTTGTGCTCGAATCTCGATCACCGTTGAGCACACTGGCGTCGCTGTAATCGAAGAGCTGAAACATGTCGTACAGATGATTACGGATGATTGGGATATAGAGCGATCTCCGTTTGCTCTCATACGCGGTCGCATCCTGAGATGTGTGGTTGAAGACAAGTTCCCTGTTTGGTGTCGTGATGACGGGCCCCCCGATTGTGCGATCGAGTTCTCCGCTCGTCGCCAGAATCGCATCACGAACAGCTTCCGCTTCCATCCGTCGGACATCAAACCGACCGTAGCTTCTGTTCCCGGGATCTTTCTTGATCAGCGTTGCCCAATCTCTAAGTGCTTCAGTTCGGTTTTCGCTGTCGGGAAGCTGACTCGGATGGCTCGCTCGTTGATATGTCTCTGAGAGCATGATGTGACGATGCATTTCTTTCATCGACCATTCATCATCGATGAAACGCGCTGCCAACCAGTCCAGAAGCTTGGGATGAGTCGGAGGTTCCCCCTGTATCCCAAAGTTATCGATAGTCGCAACGATCCCTTTTCCGAAATGCCATCGCCAGATGCGATTCACCATTACACGCGCAGTGAGTGGATTCTCGCGCGAGGTGAGCCAGCGAGCGAATTCTAGACGACCACTTCGATCTTCCGGAATTGACGGTTGATGATCGCCGACAAGAACCCGAGGAAATCCTCGCCGAACGTCCTCTCCAAGCGTGAGATGACTTCCGCGAATATGGATCGAGGTGTCCTCAACGGTTCCTTCTGCGACCGCCATTGCCGATGGAATTTCAGGAGCAGACTCTTCGAGCTTCTTCAACTCCTCCCGGAGTCTCTTCAGATCTGAAGCAGCTGCCTCAGAGAACTCTTTTTCTTCAACAGCTTTAGGCTCCGAATTTTCATCGACCGATTCTTGTGACTCAGACTTCGCAGCAGCTCGCTTGTCGATGACTTCACGCTTGGCAGCATCAATGCGCTGAGCAATTTCTTCGTTCTTCTCAGCAACGGTTTGCTCATGGGCTTGCTGATGCGACAACTCTTCTGCATTCGGGATTGCAACTTCGTTCCACCGGGCGATGAGCTTGAATGTCTCCATCGTTTTGGTGCTTTTGAAGATCCCGGCCAGAGCGTAATAGTCCGCATGTTCGATCGGATCAAACTTGTGAGTATGGCACCGGGCACAGCCGAGTGTGAGTCCCATCAAACCGCGACCGATCGTGTCGACCTGTTCATCGACGATGTCCATCTCCATCTTGCTTTCATCGACCTCAGCCAGAACCTTGGGACCGATGACGAGATAACCGGTGGCAATTAATTGCTCGTGTCCGGTTGTCGGTTCCCGATCAGGAACCAGCAAGTCTCCAGCGAGTTGCTCCACGAGGAATTCGTCGTACGGCTTATCTTCATTGAAAGACTGGACAACATAGTCACGATACCGCCACGCATTTCCGTGGGCAGCATTTTCATCGAGCCCATTGGAATCGGCATAGCGTGCGACATCCAGCCAGTGCCGCCCCCAGCGTTCGCCATAGTGCGGCGAATTCAGTAAGCGTTCGACAACCTTGTTGAAAGCATCAGGCGAATCATCTTCCACGAACGCTTGGATCTCTTCGACAGTCGGAGGAAGTCCGACCAGATCAAACGTCGCTCGTCGAATGAGCGATCTTTTGTCTGCCCGGGGCAGGGGATTGAGCCCTTGACTGTTCAAATCCGCGATCACGAACGCATCGATTGGATGAGTCGCAGCCTTACCATCGATTGATAACCCAACGTCTGGCACTTCCGGCAAAACAATCGGTTGAAAAGCCCAGTGTTGGCGGCCCGCTTCCAGATCGATTGTTGAAGTCGGTCGAACCTGTTCGACCTGACCAGTTTCGGGATGCGGCGAACCTAACTCGATCCAATGAGTCAAGTCTTTGATCTGCTGGTCTGTCAGCCTCTCATCGGGAGGCATGCGAAGATCACTGTCTCGATAGCTGATCGCATTGATGATCAAGCTGCGATCCGGTTTGCCTGCGACCATTACCGGCCCCGCGTTTCCGCCTTGCAGCATGCCTGTGAGATTATCCAGTCGCAGCCCGCCTTCCTGTGTCTCCTCACTATGACAGTCGTAGCAATGGTTTGCCAGAAGTGGTCGAATTTTGTTTTCGAAGAATCGAATTTGCTCGGCAGTGGGCTGCTCCTGCACCTTCGGCTGAGTTTCTTCTGCTCTTGTCATCGTTGTGAGAGAGCAGAGAATCAGGAGCGCAACGCTTTTGATAGCACCAGTACGATTCATTCCCGAAGGTCTTCCTTCGTTAAGCATCCCAGAACATGACTTTATCACTCATATTTGGCGACTCAGTCGAGGAGCACGTCTTGTCGCTGGGCAGATTTTTAGAATAGTTGGTGAACGCACCCATAAAATCCAAAACAGAGACCATCACCTCAAACAGGTAATGGCCCCTGATTGGACGCAAGAAGTTTCAGAGCGAGCGATTCCGTTTCGGGATTGCTCGCTGGTTCTCAACTTACATGTCGATCTCAAAACCCTTTCGGTATTCTCGGGAGAGGAATGTGTTGGCTTGGGAATCGCCGACGATCTCTCGTTTCTCTGGATCCCAATTAACTGCCCGTCCCAATCGCATTGCGATATTGGAAAGATGACAGATCTCAAGCATGCGGTTGTGCGACCACACATCGGAGATCGGCTGTTTTCGCGAGTTCATCGCATCGATGAAGTTGGCGGTATGATTCTCGCTGACCGGGCCGCCGTATACTTCTTCAATCGCTCCGCCTGGAAGTGGATTCGATTCGAGGTCTTCGACAGGCTTACCGGTGATTTTGCCTCGGTTAACGAAGAATCGACCTTTCGTGCCTTCGAAGAGAATTCCATTGTCGCCTTCGCTGGTGATGATCATCTCGATGTCATTCGGCATATCGACTTGAATGTTGAACTGGGTCGCTGCATTGTATTGATCATCAACGACAGGATTTCCCTCTTTGTATTCAACGGGCAACGTGTAGTTGAGTGGGGTCACGCGACTCGGCCCGGTCTCGCTGGCACCGATTGCCCAGCAGGCAATATCAACATGGTGAGCACCCCAGTCGGTCAGCTTGCCTCCGGAATACTCATGCCAGTTTCGGAATGAATAGTGGCAATTGCTGAAGAGCGGAACTCCTCCGCCGTAACCTTCGCGCATTTCTGGCAGCGCGCGATAGTCGACTTTTGGTGCTGGCCCCAACCAGAAATCATAGTCAAGCCCATCAGGAGTTTTGACCTTTGGAATGACCGGAGATGCTTCCATCCCGTTGATACCGCATGTCACTTTCTTCACGGTTCCAATGCGACCATGGTTGATGAGCGCAACCGCCTGCAGGAAGCGTTGTTCTGACTCGGTTCGCTGCATCGTTCCCACCTGGAAAACGCGCCCGGTCTGATCAACGATTTTCTCGATCAATTTTCCTTCGTCGATTGTGAGAGTCAGCGGTTTCTCGCAATAAACATCTTTCCCGGCGAGCATCGCTTCTACAGCAATCTTCGTATGCCAATGGTCCGGAGTCGCGATCATGACAGCATCGATATCGTCGCGATCGAGAATCTTGCGATAGTCTTTGTAGCCGTCTGGTTTCTTCGACTGATGTTTCGAAGCTTTCTCAATGTTGTCACCAAGCACGTTCGCATCGACATCCGCAAAGGCCGCGAAATCGGCGAACTTGAATGACTTGCTCGTGATCGTCCAACCCTGGTTGCGAAGACCGATTGTCGCAAAGACTGGACGTTCATTCGGCGACTGGTAAGCAAACGAGCGGCTTGCAAACGGGACGAGCAATCCGGCTGTCGCAGCCGCTGTCCCTTGCAGGAATTGACGACGAGTTGTCTGGTGATGAAGAGTCATTCGAGATTTCCTTTTTCGGCTGGAACGTGAATTGTGAGAAACACTCACTCACACTTGGCGAGACGTCGTCGCTCGGTCTATGACTTCATTCGGGCAACGTCTTCTTCTCGCTCGGTGGCGGAATGATGAATCAGGCAGGATTGATCAATTTTGACTGCTTGTGCAAGGACTTTCAATACATGAGGACCGATCTGTTCCGTGATGCCTCCACTTGGAGAGCTTCGAACAGGTGTATGACAACTCATGAAAAACGTTTCCAATTCGCCAATCAGTTCGCCAAAATTGCTCAACTCGAAGTTTCCCCGTCTGAATTCGGGATGCCGCAGCCATAAAGACCAATCACGACTAAGTATCGATAGAAACATGCTTGGCCGGTGCGCTTGAGCAAGTTGAGCACTCATAAGCGCATCGAGTGCAGACGCACCTTTCGAACATGGTCAAAGGAACAGAGCTGATGTCGGACACAGCACGCAAGAAACGCTCCCGCAAACGAAAACGCTCGCAGAAGGGACAGCTTCGCTGGGTCCTGATCGCTGTAGCGGGACTTGCAATTGGTGGCGGGTTACTCTGGACGATGGGTTCCAAGCTGTTGGACGGATTTCAGCAAGCCCAGCTACACAACCAGATCACAGAAGTTCGAAATAAGAATCTTTCTGGAGAAACCGTTCGCGAGATTCATCTTCCCTCCGGCGTTTCATTCGCGATTCCTCAAGACTTCAATGGTCGACAAATCACACCGAAAGGTGACGTCAACCTGTTTTCTGTGACGCACCTGTTTTCTTACGGAACGCAAAATGCACCCGACCGACTTCTTCTCTCCTACGGGACTCTCAGTTTTCAAGGGCAGGGCGGTTCTCCTCTCGAAGCAGTTATGATGCATTCGCCTGCCAGTTCGCTGCTCGCCAACAGTGACCTCACCAATCAACAAGTCGTCTCGGACGAACAGGGAGATTGGAACGCGTTTCCCTACCGAGACATCCTGGTCTCAGGTGCCAACAACCTCGAAGCCCGGGCTCGCTTACTTTTGATTGAAGGGAGCCTGCTGATTCTGGAAGCAACCTGGACACCGCAAAGCGCTCCGCGAGCGAAGAGTTTCTTCGAGTCCATTTCCTACAAGCAACCTGCTTCAGACGTCGCCGAAACCAAGGTCTTACCCGAAGGCGAAACAGACCTTTTGAAGCTCATTAACGTTCTCACTGACTCCTCAGTCGGCGACTGGATCGATTTCGAAGGTGGAGTCGTTAGCCCTCCTCAGACTCAGGCAGCAATTCTCTCAATCCCGATTGAAGCCCCCGAGTCTTACGAGATGCGCCTCAGTGTTCAACGTGCATTTGGAAACGAATCGTTTAACGTCGGTCTCCCGATCGGTGACTCAATGGGACTTCTAGTGATCGACGGATTTGGCGGCAACATCTCAGGACTCGGAACAATCTCCGGAGCATCACTCGACCAACGCTCAGACGCAGTCACCGGCTCCTTCCTCAGCCTCGACCCGTCAGATATCGTGATCAACGTCACTCCCGACTCCATTCACGTCACCTGCAACGACACAATTCTCGTCGACTGGACCGGTGATCCTTCCACCTTAGAAGTCCGCAAACAATTCTGGAAAGTCGACGAACCCCAACTCTTCTTCGGAAGCTGGGAATCCGAATTCGTCATCCGCTCCGCTGCGATTTGGAAGAGATAGAGGATCAATGCTCGAAGCACTCGAATTCTGTTGAGTCTACAACAAGAAATAGAACGCCTTTCGACAACGATTGGGCTAAGCGTTATCTTCTCAGAACGGAATTCCGGGTGCGAAGTTAAATTCTTCCCACAAGCCGATTCCGGGTCTGTTTGCTGCGAGTACTTCTCTAAATGTGACCGTAAGTTGGGGATTGCTCCCGTATGTGACTCTAATCTCGTCGTCTACACAGACCCACTGATTATTCTTGAGAGACTGAAGAGCTAGAGTTTGAAGATCGCTAAAGTGGAGCTTGAATTTCTCCCCATCTCCAACATTGGTGCTTGTAGATGATAGTACATCCTTCTGGCCCAGCGAGACATATTTCCCATTGCATTCTGCTTTAATCGCGTAGATCCCCAAAGATTGGTCCACAGGGATAAAGGTGAATTTCTCTCGCACCGAGTACTGGAGGCTTTTTGCTAAAAGCACAGAATACTTTTCACTGACCGCAACATACCGCCCATTCTTCCAGCTCTTGATCCCGGTGGTGAATGGACCTTCGATTGGGATAGTCTTTTCCATACAGAATTCTCCAAAGTTGAAACGCACCAGAAATGCGTCATCGAGAAGTGGCGAAAGGAATTTCGCAAAATCTCCGACGACCGACCGAACACATTGACATCTCTCAAAGTGAAGCAATGCGGATAAACTCAACACGGCAGCCAAGTCGAAACCTTGGTATTCAACTTGTAATATCGCGTAGGTCATCTCGTCAAGCGTTGAATTCATGGACCGCAACAAGTGGTCAAGAGAGGAGCATTTTCTCCAGAATTGCGATCTGCAGAGTTCTGGCTGGCCTAGAATAAGATTATTGAAGTGTAAAGAACCTCAACCATTTTGCGTGTGCTTGCGACATCGGAAAGGGTCGGCCAAAACCTGAGCGTCAGGTATCTTCAAAACACGAAGACCAAAGAAAAAGACCTCTCGAGAATCTCCCGAGAGGTCTTTGTTGCTGTACAGATATCTAAAAACTGTTCCCTGTCGAACTTCCTAAAATAGCCCGAATGATCAACCCTCAAGTGTCCGTGATCTTAAAGGTTGAAATCGAAGATCGTCTTAGTTGTCTAAGTCCGCGAGGGTCTTTTTGATCAGGTTTTGGACGTAGGAGTTTCCGCGCGTGGGGGTCCAGTCTCCTTTTTTCGGGAGGCTTTCGATTTTAGTTTTGATCGGAGCTGCGCGGTCGTCGAGGAAGTCGATGGAATTGAGAGCGAGCATTGCGACGTATGCTCCGTGGTTTTCGGCATTGGCACACTCGATGAGAGTGTTCAGCGCGATCTTTACGTCTTGCTCGTCTCCATATCGACCGAGACCTTCGGCAGCGATCACTCGGACGCTGGGGGAGGGGTCTTGTTTTGCCATGCGTCGAAGGAGTTTCTGGGC harbors:
- a CDS encoding sulfatase-like hydrolase/transferase, translated to MKRVYAALAVLVAVLSVCQLPADDKKPNFLFIIVDDQSPFDLKIYDPNSICETPTINQLAAEGMVLDGAYHMGSFSGAVCTPSRHMVMTGRTVWHLPNWQSGQHCPENILDNVMAEVFNRAGYDTMRTCKRGNSYNDANLKFQVVRDATKRGGTEESGSAWHGKQVLDYLNDRESANDEDPFLIYFGFSHPHDTRDGTEELLAKYGAVNHADKDSFPPSNDKQPPLPVNYLPEHPFHHGHPGLRDEVAVSGVWERRDETTIRNELGREFACNENIDNQIAKVLHKLEEMGELDNTYIVYTADHGMAIGRHGLQGKQNLYQHTWRVPYFVKGPGIKPGRAVGNAYLLDSLPTLCDLAGIEIPETVEGKSLKPVLMGDELTVRDTLYGTYSGGTKPGMRAVKHGDWKLIKYDVLDGEVHETQLFNLAENPNEFLDQDLAENADYAEKLAEMEGLLLAEMRRLNDPYRLWNQPDDGLEAPKEQKKANKKKKTEK
- a CDS encoding DUF1501 domain-containing protein, which translates into the protein MFLSRRQLLQKSSIGFGSLALASMLSHEAQSGDQAKQTHHLPRAKRVIFLFMKGGPSQVDSFDYKPKLQEDHGKPLPFEKPRVQFAPTGNLLGSPWKFKKYGESGIAVSELFPNVAQCVDDLCFINSMHGSNPAHGGACLKVHTGSDTFVRPSMGAWISYGLGTENANLPAFITICPTLAHGGTKNWGAAFLPANFSGTPLGLASQSSEQARVKYIHNQEMNFKQQRTQLDLTQTFNRHFLESVGENAELESRIQSFELAFRMQTEMPEALDLASETENTHKLYGTDHPITADFGRQCLMARRFAERGVRFIQVTHSNTDVQWDQHGNLRKGHEQNAAEVDQPIAALLSDLKSRGLLEDTLVLWGGEFGRTPTCQGAGDNGRDHNPEGFTMWLAGGGVRGGMQYGATDDYGYYAVQDKVHLHDLHATLLHLLGLDHLQLTYRHAGRDFRLTDVSGHVVEGIFA
- a CDS encoding DUF1553 domain-containing protein produces the protein MNRTGAIKSVALLILCSLTTMTRAEETQPKVQEQPTAEQIRFFENKIRPLLANHCYDCHSEETQEGGLRLDNLTGMLQGGNAGPVMVAGKPDRSLIINAISYRDSDLRMPPDERLTDQQIKDLTHWIELGSPHPETGQVEQVRPTSTIDLEAGRQHWAFQPIVLPEVPDVGLSIDGKAATHPIDAFVIADLNSQGLNPLPRADKRSLIRRATFDLVGLPPTVEEIQAFVEDDSPDAFNKVVERLLNSPHYGERWGRHWLDVARYADSNGLDENAAHGNAWRYRDYVVQSFNEDKPYDEFLVEQLAGDLLVPDREPTTGHEQLIATGYLVIGPKVLAEVDESKMEMDIVDEQVDTIGRGLMGLTLGCARCHTHKFDPIEHADYYALAGIFKSTKTMETFKLIARWNEVAIPNAEELSHQQAHEQTVAEKNEEIAQRIDAAKREVIDKRAAAKSESQESVDENSEPKAVEEKEFSEAAASDLKRLREELKKLEESAPEIPSAMAVAEGTVEDTSIHIRGSHLTLGEDVRRGFPRVLVGDHQPSIPEDRSGRLEFARWLTSRENPLTARVMVNRIWRWHFGKGIVATIDNFGIQGEPPTHPKLLDWLAARFIDDEWSMKEMHRHIMLSETYQRASHPSQLPDSENRTEALRDWATLIKKDPGNRSYGRFDVRRMEAEAVRDAILATSGELDRTIGGPVITTPNRELVFNHTSQDATAYESKRRSLYIPIIRNHLYDMFQLFDYSDASVLNGDRDSSTTSPQALFLMNSPFMNEMAESMAARILSRDLTTNQRITRLFEEAYGRLPTEAELREVSHFLKAFELNNSEDGAGMEVSLLDDDTGAPEAESVTEPDNTKSAQLRAWRALCQSILASSEFLYIR
- a CDS encoding Gfo/Idh/MocA family oxidoreductase, whose product is MTLHHQTTRRQFLQGTAAATAGLLVPFASRSFAYQSPNERPVFATIGLRNQGWTITSKSFKFADFAAFADVDANVLGDNIEKASKHQSKKPDGYKDYRKILDRDDIDAVMIATPDHWHTKIAVEAMLAGKDVYCEKPLTLTIDEGKLIEKIVDQTGRVFQVGTMQRTESEQRFLQAVALINHGRIGTVKKVTCGINGMEASPVIPKVKTPDGLDYDFWLGPAPKVDYRALPEMREGYGGGVPLFSNCHYSFRNWHEYSGGKLTDWGAHHVDIACWAIGASETGPSRVTPLNYTLPVEYKEGNPVVDDQYNAATQFNIQVDMPNDIEMIITSEGDNGILFEGTKGRFFVNRGKITGKPVEDLESNPLPGGAIEEVYGGPVSENHTANFIDAMNSRKQPISDVWSHNRMLEICHLSNIAMRLGRAVNWDPEKREIVGDSQANTFLSREYRKGFEIDM